A single bacterium DNA region contains:
- a CDS encoding TldD/PmbA family protein: MDQQQALDLCDLVLQASRADQTEVVLSTEAAALTRFANNAIHQNVAEEGVSATVRAVVGQRVGVASSTDVSPEGLRELADAAYRLALVSAADEDFVSLPGPLPYTGETDFADAAAAACDPEQRAATVAEAIALAAAEDFTASGACSTGLIEIAVANSLGVRATQRRSMAEMSLVVSGAGGSGYARTSSPRLADISGGSLGRVATAKCRASRDPQALPPGEYTVILEAEAVADMVMMLSMYGLGALAVQEGRSFVNERLGEKICGDNITIWDDGLDPRGHRLAYDFEGVPKQRVPLITGGVAEGVVWDSYTAHKEGRQSTGHGLPAPNSWGPVPINLLVAAGDSSVADMIAQTQRGVLVTRFHYTNMIHPIKTVLTGMTRDGTFLIEDGQIAGAIKNLRFTQSILEALSCVSLISRDGKLADYVWAPAMRIDRFTFSSATEF; this comes from the coding sequence ATGGACCAGCAGCAAGCTCTTGACCTGTGTGACCTCGTCTTGCAGGCCAGTCGCGCCGATCAGACGGAGGTCGTGCTGTCCACCGAGGCAGCGGCTCTCACGCGCTTCGCCAACAACGCCATCCACCAGAACGTGGCGGAAGAGGGCGTGAGCGCGACCGTGCGGGCAGTCGTCGGTCAGCGCGTCGGCGTGGCCAGCAGCACGGACGTGTCGCCCGAAGGCCTGCGCGAACTGGCCGACGCCGCGTACCGCCTGGCCCTGGTGTCGGCGGCCGACGAGGACTTTGTGTCCCTGCCCGGGCCGCTGCCGTACACGGGCGAGACGGACTTCGCCGATGCCGCCGCGGCTGCCTGTGACCCCGAGCAACGGGCCGCCACCGTGGCCGAGGCCATCGCCCTCGCCGCGGCCGAGGACTTCACTGCCTCGGGCGCCTGCAGCACGGGCCTCATCGAGATCGCCGTCGCCAACTCCCTGGGCGTGCGGGCCACGCAGCGGCGCAGCATGGCCGAGATGTCGCTGGTGGTCAGCGGCGCGGGCGGCTCGGGCTATGCCCGCACCTCCAGCCCCAGACTGGCGGACATCTCCGGCGGCAGCCTGGGCCGCGTCGCCACCGCGAAGTGCCGCGCCTCGCGCGACCCGCAGGCCCTGCCACCCGGCGAGTACACCGTCATCCTCGAAGCCGAGGCCGTCGCCGACATGGTCATGATGCTCTCGATGTACGGCCTGGGGGCGCTGGCGGTGCAGGAGGGACGCTCGTTTGTGAACGAGCGCCTCGGCGAGAAGATCTGCGGGGACAACATCACCATCTGGGACGACGGCCTCGACCCGCGCGGCCACCGCCTGGCGTACGACTTCGAGGGCGTGCCCAAGCAGCGGGTGCCCCTCATCACCGGCGGCGTGGCCGAGGGCGTCGTCTGGGACTCGTACACGGCGCACAAGGAGGGACGGCAGAGCACGGGCCACGGCCTGCCGGCGCCCAACTCCTGGGGGCCGGTGCCCATCAACCTCCTCGTCGCCGCGGGCGACAGCAGCGTCGCGGACATGATCGCCCAGACCCAGCGCGGGGTGCTCGTCACGCGCTTCCACTACACCAACATGATCCACCCGATCAAGACGGTGCTGACCGGCATGACGCGGGACGGCACGTTCCTGATCGAGGACGGGCAGATCGCCGGGGCCATCAAGAACCTGCGTTTCACCCAGAGCATCCTGGAGGCGCTCTCGTGCGTCTCGCTGATCTCGCGGGACGGCAAGCTGGCCGACTACGTCTGGGCCCCGGCGATGCGCATAGACCGCTTCACCTTCAGCAGCGCGACGGAGTTCTGA
- a CDS encoding TldD/PmbA family protein — MEDLTQLALEAAQDAGASYADARFVRQHDETVHVKNGSVTGLSSRRDQGIGIRVITEGAWGFASTTSLQPDAIRQAAKLAVRIARASATAKQREVELSPVEPARARLKADVRKDPFEVPLEERIALLMDCDQAMHGPSEIKVRTGFIRALREEKHFASTEGADITQERIETGAGIDARAVAPDGSDTQVRSYPSSHGGNMGARGWEMVEEMDLPEHAERIAGEAVELLEAPHCPAGERDIILEGSQLALQVHESCGHPIELDRVLGMEASFAGTSFLTTDKLNNFRYGSDAVNIVADATVPGGLGSFAYDDEGVPGQRTDIVREGQFVGYLSSRETAPTIGRTSSGTMRADGANRLPIIRMTNINLEPGDWGLDEMIADTQDGLYLLTNTSWSIDDKRLNFQFGTQQAIEIKDGSLGRVYKNATYAAITPEFWGKCDAVGKREEWVLWGVPNCGKGEPMQTARVGHGTSAARFRKISVGVMKE; from the coding sequence ATGGAAGACCTCACCCAACTGGCGCTCGAGGCCGCGCAGGACGCCGGCGCCTCGTATGCCGACGCGCGCTTCGTGAGGCAGCATGACGAGACGGTGCACGTCAAGAACGGTTCGGTCACGGGGCTGTCATCGCGGCGCGACCAGGGGATCGGCATCCGCGTCATCACCGAGGGTGCCTGGGGTTTCGCCAGCACCACCTCGCTCCAGCCTGACGCCATTCGCCAGGCCGCGAAGCTGGCGGTGCGCATCGCCCGGGCCAGCGCCACCGCCAAGCAGCGGGAGGTGGAGTTGTCCCCGGTCGAGCCGGCCCGCGCCCGCCTCAAGGCGGACGTGCGCAAGGACCCCTTCGAGGTCCCGCTGGAGGAGCGCATCGCCCTGCTGATGGACTGCGACCAGGCGATGCACGGGCCGAGCGAGATCAAGGTGCGTACCGGCTTCATCCGCGCACTGCGGGAGGAGAAGCACTTCGCCAGCACCGAGGGCGCCGACATCACCCAGGAGCGCATTGAGACCGGGGCAGGGATTGACGCCCGGGCGGTGGCGCCCGATGGCTCGGACACGCAGGTGCGGTCATACCCGTCCAGCCACGGCGGCAACATGGGCGCGCGGGGGTGGGAGATGGTCGAGGAGATGGACCTGCCCGAGCACGCCGAGCGCATCGCCGGGGAGGCCGTCGAGTTGCTGGAGGCGCCCCACTGCCCCGCCGGGGAGCGTGACATCATCCTCGAGGGCTCGCAACTGGCCCTGCAGGTCCACGAGTCCTGCGGCCACCCCATCGAGCTGGACCGCGTGCTGGGCATGGAAGCCTCCTTTGCGGGTACCAGCTTCTTGACCACCGACAAGCTGAACAACTTCCGCTACGGCTCCGACGCGGTCAACATCGTGGCCGATGCGACGGTGCCGGGGGGCCTGGGGTCGTTCGCCTATGACGATGAGGGCGTGCCGGGCCAGCGCACGGACATCGTGCGCGAGGGGCAGTTCGTGGGCTACCTGTCCTCGCGCGAGACGGCGCCGACGATCGGCCGGACGAGCAGCGGCACGATGCGCGCCGACGGCGCCAATCGCCTGCCGATCATCCGCATGACCAACATCAACCTCGAGCCGGGCGACTGGGGCCTGGACGAGATGATCGCGGACACGCAGGACGGCCTCTACCTGCTCACCAACACCTCCTGGAGCATTGACGACAAGCGTCTGAACTTCCAGTTCGGCACCCAGCAGGCCATCGAGATCAAGGACGGGAGCCTCGGGCGCGTCTACAAGAACGCGACCTACGCGGCGATCACCCCGGAGTTCTGGGGCAAGTGCGATGCGGTCGGCAAGCGCGAGGAGTGGGTCCTGTGGGGCGTGCCCAACTGCGGTAAGGGCGAGCCGATGCAGACTGCCCGCGTCGGCCACGGCACCAGCGCCGCCCGCTTCCGCAAGATCAGCGTCGGGGTGATGAAGGAGTAA
- the ftsY gene encoding signal recognition particle-docking protein FtsY produces the protein MRKFLSRVSTVLRGRSVIDDELLEELEEALIQADVAAPLAVKLVEELRDKAEREHITDPAGLEGLLKQRVKRMLAPWETSLNTGAIAPTTFLVLGVNGTGKTTTIAKIANWYQSHGNKVMVVAADTFRAAAIDQLRVWAERIGCDIVAQKPDSDPGAVAYDALQAAKARGTQLAIIDTAGRLHTKTNLMEELRKIGRVVERELGRPADERLLVMDATTGQNGLNQVKQFHEAIGVTGIVLTKMDSTAKGGVVLTIADQLGIPIKLIGVGEKVTDLKLFSAQEFAEDLF, from the coding sequence TTGCGCAAGTTTCTCTCCCGCGTCAGCACCGTGCTGCGCGGGCGCAGTGTGATTGATGACGAACTGCTCGAAGAACTCGAGGAGGCCCTGATCCAGGCCGATGTCGCCGCCCCGCTGGCTGTGAAGCTGGTCGAGGAGCTGCGAGACAAGGCCGAACGGGAGCACATCACCGACCCCGCCGGTCTGGAAGGGCTGCTCAAGCAGCGCGTCAAGCGCATGTTGGCGCCCTGGGAAACCTCGCTCAACACCGGCGCGATCGCTCCAACGACGTTCCTGGTCCTGGGTGTCAATGGCACCGGCAAGACGACGACCATCGCCAAGATCGCCAACTGGTACCAGTCGCACGGCAACAAGGTGATGGTGGTAGCGGCGGACACGTTCCGCGCAGCGGCCATTGACCAGCTCCGCGTCTGGGCCGAGCGCATCGGCTGCGACATCGTGGCCCAGAAGCCGGACTCGGACCCCGGCGCCGTGGCCTATGACGCCCTGCAGGCGGCCAAGGCGCGCGGCACGCAACTGGCGATCATTGACACCGCCGGGCGGCTGCACACCAAGACGAACCTGATGGAGGAGCTGCGCAAGATCGGCCGCGTCGTCGAGCGCGAGCTGGGTCGCCCGGCCGATGAGCGCCTGCTCGTGATGGATGCCACCACCGGCCAGAACGGCCTGAACCAGGTCAAGCAGTTCCACGAGGCCATCGGTGTCACCGGCATCGTGCTGACGAAGATGGATAGCACCGCGAAGGGCGGCGTCGTGCTGACGATTGCCGACCAGCTCGGCATCCCGATCAAGCTCATCGGCGTCGGGGAGAAGGTCACGGACCTCAAGCTCTTCTCGGCGCAGGAGTTTGCCGAGGACTTGTTCTGA
- a CDS encoding right-handed parallel beta-helix repeat-containing protein: MPKVVLAALVLSCTVTLAAELNLSVSTTGPIKSLSQALDQARASRKPGDTVRIHVGPGTYALSETITLGPADSGLVIESAPGQEPVLSGGRRVTGWKPWRGKILQADLSGLDLPDLSFRELYYNVKMQPWARVPNFDPQHPRTGGFLQSQGLVETNTKTKFRYAEGALHPERWAHPERAWMMFHDKLNYETQYCPVKSVDAAARVIEASRGVYVLSPGNPFYLCGLLEELDAPGEWCVDPDTKTLYFWPPSGDPNGKDRVIVPALTSAFVFQGQPAEKQFVENVRISGVDVRDCRGRAIQLTGAQGCAITRCDLRNAEVGVYLGDDTHACTVRGCDITATQGDGVSLIGTSKDHERVTDHVIDNNYIWDIGWGRIHNRCGGVYGHRMMRCKITRNLIHDTPRYAIGMDVGGGCEIAYNVGHHSNLVTLDTSIIEAATALDWGLPMDEQMDRNRRYNWGNSIHHNLIHDSGGWGANAEGKLQAPMFSWGIYLDTHSSGWHVYDNVCYNTVLGAYMVNGGMENVFESNICVDGQQHQAYLSTWPKYECRGNRVTRNVLVSPGQSATGYTARSADKAVYTFDHNLLWAGGDPIRITAPGLVRKGSWEAWQALGQEEGALVADPQFVDPAHRNYALKPTSPALKLGFKPIDLSRTGVYQSPERRTWPRPEVKVVRDVTDYRPTALVKPAQAPLRTYEDYAVNEMERNAHVGEEGDLATVRVTEETAASGKHSLRVAEKPGVKLSFVPYITYPLELEDGVLRAGFDLRWEQGALFVYEWRDDPYHYSLGPHLATDAEGHLKASDQPIMDLQPGQWVRCDITCGLGKQNTGKYELTVRPAGGEAKTFTLAHAEKFETLNCVVVMSVTQGESVFYLDNVEFRPAAR, translated from the coding sequence ATGCCTAAGGTAGTGCTCGCCGCTCTCGTCCTGTCCTGCACCGTCACCTTAGCTGCTGAACTCAACCTCTCGGTGTCTACCACCGGCCCGATCAAGTCGCTCTCCCAGGCTCTGGATCAGGCGCGCGCTTCCCGCAAGCCTGGCGATACGGTGCGCATCCATGTCGGCCCGGGCACGTACGCGCTGAGTGAGACGATCACCCTTGGCCCCGCCGACTCCGGGCTCGTCATCGAGAGTGCGCCCGGCCAGGAGCCCGTCCTCTCCGGCGGGCGGCGCGTCACCGGGTGGAAGCCGTGGCGGGGCAAGATTCTGCAGGCCGACCTGTCCGGGCTGGACCTGCCGGACCTGAGCTTCCGCGAGCTGTACTACAACGTGAAGATGCAGCCGTGGGCGCGCGTGCCCAACTTCGACCCGCAGCACCCGCGCACCGGCGGCTTCCTGCAAAGCCAGGGCCTCGTCGAGACGAACACCAAGACGAAGTTCCGGTATGCCGAGGGGGCGTTACACCCGGAACGCTGGGCTCATCCCGAGCGGGCGTGGATGATGTTCCACGACAAGCTCAACTATGAGACCCAGTACTGCCCGGTCAAGAGCGTGGATGCCGCCGCGCGCGTGATCGAGGCCAGCAGGGGCGTCTATGTGCTCTCTCCCGGCAACCCGTTCTACCTGTGCGGGCTGCTGGAGGAACTCGACGCGCCGGGCGAGTGGTGCGTGGACCCTGACACCAAGACGCTGTACTTCTGGCCGCCGTCCGGCGACCCGAATGGCAAGGACCGGGTCATCGTCCCCGCGCTCACCTCGGCCTTTGTCTTCCAGGGCCAGCCGGCCGAGAAGCAGTTCGTGGAGAACGTGCGGATCAGCGGCGTGGATGTCCGCGACTGCCGCGGACGGGCCATCCAACTGACCGGCGCGCAGGGCTGCGCCATCACGCGCTGCGACCTGCGCAATGCCGAGGTCGGGGTCTACCTGGGCGACGACACCCATGCCTGCACCGTACGCGGCTGCGACATCACCGCCACCCAGGGCGACGGCGTAAGCCTCATCGGCACGAGCAAGGACCACGAGCGCGTGACCGACCATGTGATTGACAACAACTACATCTGGGACATCGGCTGGGGGCGCATTCACAACCGCTGCGGGGGCGTGTACGGCCACCGCATGATGCGCTGCAAGATCACGCGCAACCTGATCCACGACACCCCGCGATATGCCATCGGAATGGACGTGGGCGGTGGCTGTGAGATCGCCTACAACGTCGGCCACCACTCCAACCTCGTGACGCTCGACACCAGCATCATCGAGGCGGCGACGGCGCTGGACTGGGGCCTGCCGATGGATGAGCAGATGGACCGGAACCGCAGATACAACTGGGGCAACTCGATCCATCACAACCTGATCCACGACTCCGGCGGCTGGGGCGCCAACGCCGAGGGCAAGCTGCAGGCGCCGATGTTCTCGTGGGGCATCTACCTGGACACCCACTCCAGCGGCTGGCACGTCTACGACAACGTGTGCTACAACACGGTGCTTGGGGCGTACATGGTCAACGGCGGCATGGAGAACGTGTTCGAGAGCAACATCTGCGTGGACGGCCAGCAGCACCAGGCGTACCTGAGCACATGGCCCAAGTACGAGTGCCGCGGCAACCGCGTGACGCGCAACGTCCTCGTCTCGCCCGGCCAGAGCGCGACCGGCTATACGGCTCGCAGCGCCGACAAGGCGGTCTACACGTTCGATCACAATCTGCTGTGGGCGGGCGGCGACCCCATCCGCATCACTGCCCCGGGGCTGGTGAGGAAGGGCTCGTGGGAGGCGTGGCAGGCACTGGGGCAGGAGGAGGGGGCGCTGGTCGCCGACCCGCAGTTCGTGGACCCGGCGCACCGCAACTATGCCCTCAAGCCCACCTCGCCGGCGCTGAAGCTGGGCTTCAAGCCGATTGATCTGTCACGCACGGGCGTCTACCAGAGCCCTGAGCGGCGCACGTGGCCCCGGCCTGAGGTCAAGGTCGTGCGCGACGTGACCGACTACCGCCCGACAGCCCTCGTCAAGCCCGCCCAGGCCCCGCTGCGGACGTACGAGGACTACGCCGTCAACGAGATGGAGCGTAACGCGCACGTCGGGGAAGAGGGCGACCTGGCGACCGTGCGCGTGACCGAGGAGACGGCCGCCTCCGGCAAGCACAGCCTGCGCGTCGCCGAGAAGCCAGGCGTCAAGCTCAGCTTCGTGCCGTACATCACCTACCCGCTGGAGTTGGAGGACGGGGTGCTGCGGGCCGGCTTCGACCTGCGCTGGGAGCAGGGCGCGCTGTTCGTCTACGAATGGCGCGATGACCCCTACCACTACAGTCTCGGCCCGCACCTGGCGACCGACGCCGAAGGGCATCTGAAGGCCAGCGACCAGCCGATCATGGACCTGCAGCCCGGCCAGTGGGTACGGTGTGACATCACCTGCGGCCTCGGGAAGCAAAACACCGGCAAGTACGAACTAACCGTCAGACCCGCCGGCGGCGAGGCGAAGACGTTCACCCTTGCCCATGCCGAGAAGTTCGAGACACTCAACTGCGTGGTGGTGATGTCGGTCACGCAGGGCGAGTCGGTATTCTATCTGGATAACGTGGAGTTCCGGCCGGCGGCCCGCTGA